A single Ketogulonicigenium vulgare WSH-001 DNA region contains:
- a CDS encoding sulfite exporter TauE/SafE family protein, translating into MLFGALGLDALIPMIGALVIAGALSGLMAGLFGIGGGAISVPVLYEIFRLIGVDPAVCMPLAVGTSLAIIVPTSFTSARGHYLRGTLDMELIRIWAVPVILGVAIGAVIARYANAAVFQIVFVIVASVNALKLLSGGARWQIADSLPGRFAIRIYGLIIGLLSSLMGIGGGTITNLVLTLYGIDIRRAISTAAGVGTLIALPGAIGYVIAGWGKPGLPPDALGYVSTLALVLTVPTTVLVTPIGVWLAHTLPRRTLEVCFGLFLLTVSGRFIFELMFQR; encoded by the coding sequence ATGCTGTTTGGGGCACTTGGCCTTGACGCATTGATCCCCATGATAGGCGCGCTGGTGATTGCCGGCGCGCTTTCTGGCCTTATGGCGGGGCTATTTGGCATCGGCGGCGGCGCGATTTCAGTGCCGGTGCTGTATGAGATTTTTCGCCTGATCGGCGTCGATCCCGCAGTGTGCATGCCGCTGGCGGTAGGCACGTCGCTCGCGATTATTGTGCCGACATCCTTTACCTCGGCGCGTGGGCATTACCTGCGCGGCACGCTGGATATGGAATTGATCCGCATCTGGGCCGTGCCTGTGATCTTGGGCGTCGCCATCGGTGCTGTGATCGCACGCTATGCCAATGCGGCCGTGTTCCAGATCGTTTTCGTGATCGTGGCCTCGGTTAATGCCTTGAAATTGCTGAGCGGTGGCGCGCGCTGGCAGATCGCCGACAGCCTGCCCGGTCGGTTTGCCATTCGGATTTATGGGCTGATTATCGGTCTTTTGTCATCGCTGATGGGGATTGGCGGCGGCACGATCACCAATCTGGTGCTGACGCTTTACGGCATCGACATTCGCCGCGCGATCTCGACCGCGGCGGGGGTCGGCACGTTGATCGCCCTGCCCGGCGCGATTGGCTATGTCATCGCGGGCTGGGGCAAGCCCGGCCTGCCGCCCGATGCGCTGGGTTATGTCTCGACCCTTGCGCTGGTGCTGACGGTGCCGACGACGGTGCTGGTCACGCCCATCGGCGTATGGCTGGCCCATACGCTGCCGCGCCGCACGCTAGAGGTCTGTTTCGGCCTGTTCCTGCTGACAGTCTCAGGCCGATTCATATTCGAGCTGATGTTTCAGCGGTAA
- the gcvH gene encoding glycine cleavage system protein GcvH, which produces MKYTEEHEWLRADGEIITVGITAFAAEQLGDVVFVELPEVETVVATGDEVAVIESVKAASEILAPLNGEIVEVNAALIDNPALVSEDPLGAGWFFKIKIDDLAALDGLMSEDEYNDHIA; this is translated from the coding sequence ATGAAATATACCGAAGAACACGAATGGCTGCGCGCTGATGGCGAAATCATCACCGTCGGCATCACCGCCTTTGCTGCCGAGCAACTGGGCGATGTCGTTTTCGTCGAACTGCCCGAGGTTGAGACCGTTGTCGCAACCGGTGACGAGGTTGCCGTGATCGAAAGCGTGAAAGCCGCATCCGAAATCCTCGCGCCGCTGAACGGCGAGATTGTCGAAGTGAATGCGGCACTCATCGATAACCCCGCGCTGGTCAGCGAAGACCCGTTGGGCGCTGGCTGGTTTTTCAAGATCAAAATCGACGATCTGGCCGCCCTCGATGGTCTGATGAGCGAAGACGAATACAACGACCACATCGCCTAA
- a CDS encoding D-amino acid dehydrogenase produces MKVIILGSGVIGVTTAWYLAQDGHEVTVIDRQGGPALETSFANAGEISPGYSTPWAAPGIPLKAIKWMFSKHPPLIINPMPEPRKIRWMWQMLMNCTTSAYALNKGRMMRLAEYSRDCLIALRAETGIQYEARQQGTLEVFRNQKTIDALQKDIDVLRAEGVPFELLDPAGCTLREPGLAASQDKIVGGLFLPGDETGDCYLFTNALAAMAEAAGVTFMNGVTINRLMTEGGKISAVDTSAGLLSADAYVVAMGSYSPFILKPLGLDLPVYPMKGYSITAPIANSARAPESTVMDEAHKIAITRLGDRIRVGGMAEINGFDRSLPSKRRAALEHSLTDLFGNAGDLEKATFWTGFRPMTPDGTPVVGPTNVPNLFLNTGHGTLGWTMSAGSGRVLADIISGRAPAIQADDLAIGRYR; encoded by the coding sequence ATGAAAGTAATTATCTTGGGGTCGGGTGTGATTGGCGTCACAACCGCATGGTATCTGGCGCAAGATGGCCATGAGGTGACGGTGATCGACCGCCAAGGCGGCCCGGCGCTAGAGACCAGCTTTGCCAATGCGGGCGAGATTTCTCCCGGTTATTCCACGCCTTGGGCCGCGCCTGGCATTCCGCTAAAGGCGATCAAATGGATGTTCAGCAAGCATCCTCCGCTGATCATCAACCCCATGCCCGAGCCGCGCAAGATCCGCTGGATGTGGCAGATGCTGATGAATTGCACCACCTCTGCCTATGCGCTGAACAAGGGGCGCATGATGCGCCTTGCTGAATATTCGCGCGATTGCCTGATTGCTTTGCGCGCCGAGACCGGCATCCAATATGAGGCCCGCCAGCAAGGCACGCTGGAGGTATTCCGCAACCAGAAAACCATCGACGCGCTGCAAAAAGACATCGACGTGCTGCGCGCCGAAGGCGTGCCGTTCGAGTTGCTGGACCCCGCTGGCTGCACCCTGCGCGAGCCGGGCCTTGCCGCGTCGCAAGACAAAATCGTCGGCGGGTTGTTCCTGCCGGGTGACGAGACCGGCGATTGCTATCTGTTCACCAATGCGCTGGCCGCGATGGCCGAGGCTGCGGGCGTCACCTTTATGAATGGCGTCACCATCAATCGGTTGATGACCGAGGGCGGCAAAATCTCGGCCGTGGATACCAGTGCGGGACTGCTGAGTGCCGATGCCTATGTTGTGGCGATGGGTAGCTATTCGCCCTTTATTCTCAAACCCTTGGGTCTGGATCTGCCGGTCTATCCGATGAAGGGCTATTCGATCACCGCGCCGATCGCCAACAGTGCGCGCGCGCCTGAATCGACCGTCATGGATGAGGCGCATAAAATCGCGATCACCCGTCTGGGTGACCGTATCCGCGTCGGCGGCATGGCCGAGATCAACGGCTTTGACCGCAGCTTGCCGTCAAAGCGCCGTGCCGCGCTGGAACATTCGCTGACCGATCTGTTTGGCAATGCGGGCGATCTGGAAAAGGCGACGTTCTGGACGGGCTTCCGGCCGATGACGCCCGATGGCACGCCCGTGGTCGGCCCGACCAATGTGCCGAACCTGTTCCTTAACACCGGCCATGGCACGCTGGGCTGGACGATGTCGGCAGGCTCGGGTCGGGTGCTGGCGGATATCATTTCGGGCCGCGCGCCGGCTATTCAGGCGGATGATCTGGCGATCGGGCGTTACCGCTGA
- the gcvT gene encoding glycine cleavage system aminomethyltransferase GcvT, protein MADLNTLRLLPLDALHQECGAKMCPFAGYRMPINFPAGVMKEHLHTRSHAGLFDVSHMGQVLLQPKGDMATVALAFEALMPVDVLALQPGRQRYGLLTNAAGGILDDLMFANRGDHYYVVVNAACKETDIAHLTAHLSDVADVIPVTDRALLALQGPEAEAVLEAIVPGTAAMRFMDVAIFGDLWISRSGYTGEDGYEISLPEDLADAFARKLLADPRVLPIGLGARDSLRLEAGMCLYGHDIDTTTSPVEAGLTWAIQKSRRTGGARAGGFPGAARILHELEHGPARLRVGLLPEGRAPLREGVPLVEDGAVIGQITSGGFSPSGERPIAMGYVPTPHAAEGTPLTAELRGRAAPATVTALPFQPNRYKR, encoded by the coding sequence ATGGCCGACTTGAATACGCTGCGGCTGCTGCCGCTGGATGCCTTGCATCAAGAATGTGGCGCGAAAATGTGCCCTTTCGCCGGCTATCGGATGCCGATCAACTTCCCCGCTGGCGTGATGAAGGAACATCTGCACACCCGCAGCCATGCCGGTCTGTTCGATGTCAGCCATATGGGTCAGGTGCTGCTGCAGCCCAAGGGCGATATGGCCACCGTCGCGCTGGCGTTCGAGGCACTGATGCCGGTCGATGTGCTGGCCCTGCAGCCCGGTCGCCAACGCTATGGCCTGCTGACCAATGCGGCGGGCGGTATTTTGGACGATCTGATGTTCGCCAACCGCGGTGATCATTACTACGTCGTCGTCAACGCTGCCTGCAAAGAGACCGATATCGCCCATCTGACCGCGCATCTGTCGGATGTGGCCGATGTCATCCCCGTCACCGACCGCGCCCTGTTGGCCCTACAAGGCCCCGAGGCCGAGGCTGTGCTGGAGGCCATCGTCCCCGGCACCGCCGCCATGCGCTTTATGGATGTGGCGATTTTTGGCGATCTGTGGATCTCGCGCTCGGGCTATACCGGCGAGGACGGCTATGAGATTTCTCTGCCCGAGGATCTGGCCGACGCCTTTGCCCGCAAGCTGCTGGCCGATCCGCGCGTGCTGCCCATCGGCCTTGGCGCGCGCGACAGCCTGCGTCTGGAAGCGGGCATGTGCCTTTACGGCCATGACATCGACACCACCACCTCGCCCGTCGAGGCTGGCCTGACCTGGGCCATCCAGAAATCGCGCCGCACCGGCGGCGCACGCGCGGGCGGTTTCCCCGGTGCCGCCCGTATTTTGCACGAATTAGAACATGGTCCCGCCCGTCTGCGCGTCGGCCTGCTGCCCGAAGGTCGCGCCCCCTTGCGCGAAGGCGTGCCGCTGGTCGAGGATGGTGCCGTGATCGGCCAGATCACCTCGGGCGGGTTTTCCCCCTCGGGCGAGCGGCCGATTGCAATGGGCTATGTTCCCACCCCCCATGCCGCGGAAGGCACCCCGCTTACGGCCGAGCTGCGCGGACGCGCCGCCCCCGCCACCGTGACCGCCCTGCCTTTCCAGCCCAACCGTTACAAACGCTAA